A stretch of Oryza brachyantha chromosome 4, ObraRS2, whole genome shotgun sequence DNA encodes these proteins:
- the LOC102719378 gene encoding probable amino acid permease 7 — protein sequence MAPRLPLEVASSPQLDDDGHPRRTGDLWTCVAHIITAVIGCGVLALSWSVAQLGWVAGPVAMVCFAFVTYISAFLLSHCYRSPDSEKMQRNYSYMDAVRVHLGRKHTWLCGLLQYLNLYGIGIAYTITTATCMRAIKRANCYHREGRDAPCDANGEHFYMLLFGAAQLLLSFIPNFHKMAWLSVVAAIMSFAYSTIGLSLGLAKTIGNGTVKGNIVGVAMATPMQKVWRVAQAIGDIAFAYPYTIVLLEIQDTLRSPPPESETMQKGNVIAVVATTFFYLCVSCFGYAAFGNAAPGNLLTGFGFYEPYWLIDFANACIVLHLLGGYQMFSQQIFTFADRCFAASFPNSAFVNKSYSIKIIPWGGGAARCEVNLQRVCFRTVYVASTTGLAVVFPYFNEVLGVLGALVFWPLAIYLPVEMYCVQRRIPPWTPRWALLQAFSVVCFVVGTFAFVGSVEGVIRKRLG from the exons ATGGCGCCGCGGCTGCCACTCGAGGTCGCCTCTTCTCCCcagctcgacgacgacggccaccCACGCCGCACTG GCGATCTGTGGACATGCGTGGCGCACATCATCACCGCCGTGATCGGGTGCGGCGTGCTGGCGCTGTCGTGGAGCGTCGCGCAGCTCGGCTGGGTCGCCGGGCCCGTCGCCATGGTGTGCTTCGCCTTCGTCACCTACATCTCGGCCTTCTTGCTGTCGCACTGCTACAGGTCGCCTGACTCGGAGAAGATGCAGAGGAACTACTCCTACATGGACGCCGTCAGAGTTCACTTGG GGAGGAAGCACACTTGGTTATGCGGTTTGCTGCAGTATCTGAACCTGTATGGGATAGGAATCGCTTACACCATCACTACAGCGACTTGTATGAG GGCAATCAAGAGGGCGAACTGCTACCACAGGGAAGGCCGTGACGCTCCCTGCGACGCAAATGGTGAACACTTCTACATGCTGCTCTTCGGAGCAGCCCAGCTGCTGCTGTCCTTCATCCCAAATTTTCACAAGATGGCATGGCTGTCCGTCGTCGCGGCGATCATGTCGTTCGCCTACTCCACCATCGGCCTCAGCCTCGGCCTCGCCAAGACCATCG GTAATGGAACTGTGAAAGGAAACATTGTTGGTGTTGCAATGGCGACCCCTATGCAGAAGGTTTGGCGAGTGGCTCAGGCGATCGGTGACATCGCCTTCGCCTACCCGTACACCATCGTCCTCCTGGAGATACAG GACACGCTgagatcgccgccgcctgagAGCGAGACGATGCAGAAGGGCAACGtgatcgccgtcgtcgccaccaccTTCTTCTACCTCTGCGTCAGCTGCTTCGGGTACGCCGCCTTCGGCAACGCCGCGCCGGGCAACCTGCTCACCGGCTTCGGCTTCTACGAGCCCTACTGGCTCATCGACTTCGCCAACGCCTGCATCGTGCTCCACCTCCTCGGCGGCTACCAG ATGTTCAGCCAGCAGATATTCACCTTCGCCGACCGGTGCTTCGCGGCGAGCTTCCCGAACAGCGCGTTCGTGAACAAGTCGTACTCGATCAAGATCATCccgtggggcggcggcgcggcgaggtgcGAGGTGAACCTGCAGCGGGTGTGCTTCAGGACGGTGTACGTGGCGAGCACGACGGGGCTTGCCGTGGTGTTCCCCTACTTCAACGAGGTGCTGGGCGTGCTCGGCGCGCTCGTCTTCTGGCCGCTGGCGATCTACCTCCCCGTCGAGATGTACTGCGTGCAGCGGCGGATCCCCCCGTGGACGCCGCGGTGGGCGTTGCTTCAGGCGTTCAGCGTCGTCTGCTTCGTCGTCGGCACCTTCGCGTTCGTCGGCTCGGTGGAAGGCGTCATCAGGAAGAGGCTTGGCTAG
- the LOC102718547 gene encoding BTB/POZ and MATH domain-containing protein 1-like, translating to MGSCVSVNDGGGGEEAAVSGSVNEEPRVTGVHQFTIRQYSTIKGKGVGKSVLSRNFTVAGRSWFIRFYPDGYNGTTADHVAFFLQSLHRPRFGSAYNVEFSFTLLNPNIVADADAGGAVVHNVRCEHPCRFDNHHSSWGIRKYITREQLEGAALGAIHDDSLTVRCTVHVIQRRRSRRAGPRPAARVGIQVPPSCHAKNAMHFLLSGDAPFDLEIHVGDTTFRAHRLVLAGQSPYFRTLLYGGGSEASSPRITIHERSPEAFGAVLHYIYHDSLPKEATKRQGRNAAAMARELFEAADMYAMERLKLICANTLSRFVNDDTASSIMELGRVHSCDALTKTCQNYMIRRRISTITPLAC from the coding sequence ATGGGTAGCTGCGTCTCGGtgaacgacggcggcggcggcgaagaagcCGCCGTGTCGGGGTCGGTGAACGAGGAGCCGAGGGTGACCGGCGTGCACCAGTTCACGATCCGGCAGTACAGCACGATCAAGGGCAAAGGCGTCGGCAAGTCCGTCCTCTCCCGGAActtcaccgtcgccggccgctccTGGTTCATCCGGTTCTACCCCGACGGCTACAACGGCACCACGGCGGACCACGTCGCCTTCTTCCTCCAGTCGTTGCACAGGCCGCGGTTCGGCTCCGCGTACAACGTCGAGTTCTCCTTCACGCTGCTCAACCCCAacatcgtcgccgacgccgacgccggcggtgCCGTCGTCCACAACGTGCGGTGCGAGCATCCCTGCAGGTTCGACAACCACCACAGCTCGTGGGGCATCCGCAAGTACATCACCCGGGAGCAGCTGGAGGGAGCCGCCCTGGGCGCCATCCACGACGACTCCCTGACGGTGCGCTGCACCGTGCACGTCATAcagcggcggaggagccgccgcgccggcccccgccccgccgcccgcgTCGGCATCCAGGTGCCGCCGTCGTGCCACGCCAAGAACGCCATGCACTTCCTCCTCAGCGGCGACGCGCCCTTCGACCTGGAAATCCACGTCGGCGACACGACCTTCAGAGCGCACAGGCTGGTGCTCGCCGGCCAGTCGCCCTACTTCCGGACGCTCCTCTACGGCGGGGGGAGCGAGGCGAGCTCGCCGCGCATCACCATCCATGAGAGGAGCCCCGAGGCGTtcggcgccgtcctccacTACATCTACCACGACAGCCTGCCCAAGGAGGCGACCAAGCGGCAGGGCAGGAACGCGGCCGCCATGGCGAGGGAGCTGTTCGAGGCCGCCGACATGTACGCCATGGAGAGGCTGAAGCTGATCTGCGCGAACACCCTGAGCCGCTTCGTCAACGACGACACCGCGAGCAGCATCATGGAGCTGGGAAGAGTGCACTCCTGCGACGCGCTCACGAAAACGTGCCAAAATTACATGATCCGCAGAAGGATTTCAACCATTACTCCACTAGCTTGCTAG
- the LOC102719665 gene encoding protein PELOTA 1: protein MKLLHRDLVRNGPGKAKLLPEEDDDLWHAYNLIVPGDTVEAYTVRKVLREMASGGRDSERVRLKLAIVVESVDYDKEGSVLRVRGKNITENDYVKIGQFHTMEFELRRQFTLTKDVWDWLALDIIQQACDPAASADLAVILMQEGLAHLFLIGRSVTVTRARIETSIPRKHGPAIAGYESALKKFFEHVLTAFQKHIKFEVIQCVVIASPGFTKDQFRDYMYLEAARRDIREIIENKPRIILAHAPSGYKHSLKEVLESPSVMTLIKDTKAAQEVQALKDFFNMLTNDSDRACYGPKHVEVANDRLAIQTLLITDNLFRNSDIATRQNYVRLVESVKKFGGTVHIFSSMHASGEQLAQLTGIAAILRFPLPDLEDIEM from the exons ATGAAGCTCCTCCACCGCGACCTCGTCCGCAACGGCCCCGGCAAAGCCAAG CTGTtgccggaggaggacgacgacctgTGGCATGCCTACAACCTGATTGTTCCCGGGGATACTGTCGAGGCCTACACTGTTCG GAAAGTTCTGAGAGAGATGGCATCTGGAGGGCGTGACTCTGAGCGCGTGAGGCTAAAGTTGGCAATTGTAGTGGAG TCTGTAGATTATGATAAGGAGGGATCTGTCCTGCGTGTACGTGGAAAAAATATCACTGAGAATGATTATGTGAAGATTGGGCAATTTCATACTATGGAGTTTGAGCTGAGGAGACAGTTTACTTTGACGAAG GATGTTTGGGATTGGTTAGCACTTGATATCATCCAACAAGCATGTG ACCCAGCTGCAAGCGCTGATCTGGCCGTTATTCTCATGCAAGAAGGACTTGCACATTTGTTCCTCATTGGTAGAAG CGTAACAGTAACTAGAGCACGCATTGAAACATCGATTCCTCGGAAGCATGGCCCTGCGATTGCTGGTTATGAATCG GCCCTCAAGAAGTTCTTTGAACATGTTTTGACA GCTTTCCAGAAGCATATTAAGTTTGAAGTAATCCAATGTGTTGTAATTGCAAGTCCAGGTTTTACTAAG GATCAGTTCCGTGATTATATGTATCTTGAAGCTGCACGGCGAGACATAAGAGAAATAATTGAGAACAAACCACGCATTATTCTTGCACATGCTCCTTCAGGTTACAA GCATAGCCTGAAGGAAGTTTTGGAAAGCCCAAGTGTGATGACACTAATAAAAGATACAAAAGCGGCACAGGAG GTCCAAGCTTTGAAGGACTTCTTCAACATGCTTACTAAT GACTCAGATCGAGCTTGTTATGGACCTAAGCATGTTGAGGTTGCGAATGACCGTCTTGCTATCCAAACTCTTTTAATAACAGATAATTTGTTTCG GAACTCTGACATAGCCACAAGACAAAATTATGTGCGTTTGGTTGAATCGGTCAAAAAATTCGGTGGCACAGTGCACATATTTTCTTCAATGCATGCCTCTGGTGAAC AGTTGGCGCAATTGACAGGAATCGCAGCAATACTTCGATTTCCCTTGCCAGATTTGGAGGACATTGAGATGTGA